One window from the genome of Aptenodytes patagonicus chromosome 4, bAptPat1.pri.cur, whole genome shotgun sequence encodes:
- the LOC143159776 gene encoding uncharacterized protein LOC143159776 isoform X1, protein MCKTIPMFILLFTGYLCNNMGGSAETTMSSSSSSSSSPASEVMQGPVSETTPHGSNHIPEKHLPALLVAGISISFVFLFVLVIVGVWYVQKKSKGGSAEINSVPSGEPGVSLKKISTDEDQ, encoded by the exons atGTGTAAGACAATACCTATGTTCATTCTGTTGTTTACAG gataTCTTTGTAACAATATGGGTGGCTCTGCAGAGACCACAATGTCATCAAGCTCATCAAGCAGTTCCTCACCTGCTTCCGAAGTCATGCAAGGTCCTGTATCAGAAACAACTCCACATGGAAGCAATCACATTCCAG aaaaacatcTGCCAGCTCTATTAG TGGCAGGAATCAGCATTTCATTTGTGTTCCTTTTTGTTCTTGTAATTGTTGGTGTTTGGTATGTACAGAAAAAATCAAAG GGAGGTTCGGCTGAAATTAATTCTGTCCCCTCTGGTGAACCTGGagtgtccttaaaaaaaatttcaacagaTGAGGACCAAT ga
- the LOC143159776 gene encoding uncharacterized protein LOC143159776 isoform X2, with product MGGSAETTMSSSSSSSSSPASEVMQGPVSETTPHGSNHIPEKHLPALLVAGISISFVFLFVLVIVGVWYVQKKSKGGSAEINSVPSGEPGVSLKKISTDEDQ from the exons ATGGGTGGCTCTGCAGAGACCACAATGTCATCAAGCTCATCAAGCAGTTCCTCACCTGCTTCCGAAGTCATGCAAGGTCCTGTATCAGAAACAACTCCACATGGAAGCAATCACATTCCAG aaaaacatcTGCCAGCTCTATTAG TGGCAGGAATCAGCATTTCATTTGTGTTCCTTTTTGTTCTTGTAATTGTTGGTGTTTGGTATGTACAGAAAAAATCAAAG GGAGGTTCGGCTGAAATTAATTCTGTCCCCTCTGGTGAACCTGGagtgtccttaaaaaaaatttcaacagaTGAGGACCAAT ga